One stretch of Danio rerio strain Tuebingen ecotype United States chromosome 6, GRCz12tu, whole genome shotgun sequence DNA includes these proteins:
- the syngr1b gene encoding synaptogyrin-1 produces MQQQSIGSFELLTFIQQPHTGLRILCWLFSLVILGCIANEGQINRPDEVQKFCIFNRNQNACNYALGMASLAFICCLLFLAIDVHFPQISSIKHRKKVVLADVGTSAFWSFVWFVGFCFLANQWQVSKVEDDPLRSGGDAARAAITFCFFSIFSWAALTHVSLLRLRSVCFQEEYEQLCTQQHTHTHTPSHCV; encoded by the exons ATGCAGCAGCAGAGCATCGGATCCTTTGAGCTTCTCACTTTCATCCAGCAGCCGCACACCGGCCTCCGGATCCTGTGCTGG TTGTTTTCTCTAGTGATTTTGGGATGTATCGCTAACGAAGGCCAAATCAACAGGCCTGACGAGGTCCAGAAGTTTTGCATCTTCAACCGCAACCAGAACGCCTGTAATTATGCGCTGGGCATGGCCTCGCTGGCCTTCATCTGCTGCCTGCTGTTTCTGGCTATAGACGTGCATTTCCCACAGATCAGCAGCATCAAGCACCGCAAGAAAGTCGTGCTGGCTGATGTGGGGACGTCAG CGTTCTGGTCATTCGTCTGGTTCGTGGGCTTCTGTTTTTTGGCCAATCAGTGGCAGGTGTCAAAGGTGGAGGATGACCCGCTGCGTTCAGGTGGAGACGCTGCTCGTGCCGCCATCACCTTCTGCTTCTTTTCCATCTTCAGCTGG gccGCCCTGACGCATGTCTCTCTGCTGAGGCTGAGGAGCGTGTGTTTCCAAGAGGAGTATGAGCAGCTCTGCAcgcagcagcacacacacacacacactccctcgcATTGTGTGTGA
- the ift27 gene encoding intraflagellar transport protein 27 homolog, translated as MVKLRARCVVVGDAAVGKSTLCQMFCSDGAVYQKNYTMNVGVELLEKTVPIPDTSDSVELFIYDSAGRELFSDACENVWSQPSVVCVVFDVTSEASFNNCSRWIDRVQTHSHGLHTPGVLVGNKCDLTSRREVDAAAAQAFAQTHTLQYHETSAKEIGHYEAPFLSLAAAFHSLYQEQKNSILSLI; from the exons ATGGTGAAACTCAGAGCGCGGTGTGTGGTTGTGG gagacGCTGCTGTAGGCAAGAGCACACTGTGTCAGATGTTTTGCAGTGATGGAGCTGTGTATCAGAAGAACTACACTATg aatGTTGGCGTGGAGTTACTGGAGAAAACAGTCCCTATCCCAGACACCAGTGACTCTGtg gagtTGTTCATCTATGATTCTGCTGGACGGGAGCTGTTTTCAGACGCCTGTGAGAATGTG tggagTCAGCCGTCagttgtgtgtgtggtgtttgacGTCACCAGTGAAGCTTCCTTCAACAACTGCAGCCGCTGGATCGACAGAGTCCAAACACACAGTCACGGACTACACACACCAG gtgtacTGGTGGGCAATAAGTGTGACCTGACCTCCAGGCGTGAGGTGGACGCTGCTGCAGCTCAAGCCttcgctcagacacacacactgcagtatCACGAGACGAGTGCG aaggaGATTGGCCACTATGAAGCTCCGTTCCTCAGTCTGGCTGCAGCGTTTCACTCCCTCTATCAGGAGCAGAAGAACAGCATACTGAGCCTCATCTGA
- the cacng2b gene encoding calcium channel, voltage-dependent, gamma subunit 2b, with product MGVFERGVQMLLTTVGAFAAFSLMTIAVGTDYWLYSRGVCKIKSTNENETSKKNEEVMTHSGLWRTCCLEGNFKGMCKQIDHFPEDADYEADASEYFLRAVRASSIFPILSVILLFMGGLCVAASEFYKSRHNIILSAGIFFVSAGLSNIIGIIVYISANAGDPSKSDSKKNSYSYGWSFYFGALSFIMAEMVGVLAVHMFIDRHRELRVAQARVRGADYLQGAAITRIPSYRYRYRRSSRSSSRSTDPSHSRDTSPVGLKGFAALPSTDISMYTLSRGGGDTLKTPHGTPPMYNSDREAEFLQVHNCIPKDSKDRRTTPV from the exons ATGGGGGTGTTTGAGCGCGGGGTGCAGATGCTCCTGACCACCGTGGGCGCCTTCGCAGCCTTCAGCCTGATGACCATCGCGGTGGGCACTGACTACTGGCTGTACTCGCGCGGCGTCTGCAAGATCAAGAGCACCAACGAGAACGAGACCAGCAAGAAGAACGAGGAGGTCATGACCCACTCCGGCCTGTGGAGGACCTGCTGTCTGGAAG gtaaTTTTAAAGGCATGTGCAAACAGATCGATCACTTTCCTGAAGATGCAGACTATGAAGCAGATGCATCAGAGTATTTTTTAC gaGCGGTCCGGGCCTCCAGTATTTTCCCCATCCTCAGTGTGATCCTGCTCTTCATGGGTGGTCTGTGTGTCGCCGCCAGCGAGTTCTACAAGTCTCGACACAACATCATCCTCAGCGCAGGGATCTTCTTCGTTTCTGCAG gtcTGAGCAATATCATCGGGATAATTGTCTACATATCAGCCAACGCCGGCGACCCGTCCAAGAGCGACTCCAAGAAGAACAGCTACTCGTACGGCTGGAGCTTTTACTTCGGCGCTCTGTCCTTCATCATGGCCGAGATGGTGGGCGTTCTGGCCGTGCACATGTTTATCGACCGCCACCGGGAGTTACGTGTGGCGCAGGCGCGAGTGCGAGGAGCAGATTATCTACAGGGAGCGGCCATCACTCGAATTCCCAGCTATCGATATCGTTATCGGCGCAGCTCGCGATCCTCCAGCCGCTCCACGGATCCTTCACACTCGCGGGACACCTCGCCTGTCGGCCTCAAGGGATTCGCCGCATTACCGTCTACCGATATTTCCATGTACACGTTGAGTCGCGGCGGCGGAGATACGTTGAAAACTCCGCACGGCACACCACCGATGTACAACTCCGACAGAGAGGCCGAATTCCTACAGGTGCACAACTGCATCCCGAAAGACTCGAAAGACCGCCGCACCACACCCGTATGA